From a single Rutidosis leptorrhynchoides isolate AG116_Rl617_1_P2 chromosome 5, CSIRO_AGI_Rlap_v1, whole genome shotgun sequence genomic region:
- the LOC139847457 gene encoding small ribosomal subunit protein eS7-like, translating to MYTSRKKIQKDKDVEPTEFEESVAQALFDLENANQDLKSDLKDLFINQAVQIDVSGNRKAVVIHVPYRLRKAFRKIHLKLVRELEKKFSGKDVVLIATRRMLPPPKKGSAATRPRNRTLTAVHEAMLEDIVYPAEIVGKRVRYRVDGSKIIKIFLDPKARNDTEYKLETFGGVYRKLCGKDVVFEYPMTEA from the exons ATGTATACTTCAAGGAAAAAGATTCAGAAGGATAAGGATGTTGAACCTACTGAGTTTGAGGAGTCTGTTGCTCAG GCATTGTTTGACTTGGAGAATGCAAACCAAGACCTTAAGAGTGACTTGAAGGACCTTTTTATTAATCAAGCTGT ccAAATTGATGTTTCTGGAAATCGAAAGGCTGTTGTTATTCATGTCCCGTACAGATTGAGGAAAGCCTTCCGCAAGATTCATCTCAAGCTTGTGAGAGAACTCGAGAAGAAGTTTAGTGGCAAG GATGTGGTTCTAATTGCAACCAGAAGGATGTTGCCACCACCTAAGAAAGGTTCAGCTGCTACAAGACCCCGTAACCGTACACTAACTGCTGTGCATGAGGCCATGCTTGAGGATATTGTGTATCCCGCTGAGATTGTAGGAAAACGTGTCCGATACAGAGTCGATGGCTCCAAAATCATCAag ATTTTCTTAGACCCCAAGGCAAGAAATGACACCGAGTACAAGCTTGAGACTTTTGGCGGGGTTTACAGGAAGCTTTGTGGGAAAGATGTTGTGTTTGAGTATCCGATGACAGAGGCGTAA